The proteins below come from a single Vibrio natriegens NBRC 15636 = ATCC 14048 = DSM 759 genomic window:
- the hisG gene encoding ATP phosphoribosyltransferase — protein sequence MQSQRLRIAIQKKGRLSKESQALLKQCGVKFNLMGERLVVHSENMPIDLLLVRDDDIPGLVMDGVVDLGFIGENELEEVRLDRKVQGEPCEFVQLRRLDFGGCRLSIAIDKDEEYNGPQDLAGKRIATTYPHLLKAYMDKAGVPFSTCMLTGSVEVAPRAGLADAIADLVSTGATLEANGLKEAEVIFKSKATLIQRLGEFDADKTALINKLLTRMQGVQQAKESKYIMLHAPAEKLEQIKALLPGAEDPTVLPLSADKQKMAVHLVSSENLFWETMEQLKELGASSILVLPIEKMME from the coding sequence ATGCAATCACAACGCTTAAGAATCGCAATTCAGAAAAAAGGTCGTCTTAGCAAAGAGAGCCAAGCTCTACTTAAACAGTGCGGCGTGAAGTTTAACCTCATGGGTGAGCGTCTTGTGGTTCACTCAGAAAATATGCCAATTGATTTGTTGCTGGTACGTGATGACGATATTCCAGGTCTGGTTATGGATGGCGTTGTTGACCTTGGTTTCATCGGTGAAAACGAACTGGAAGAAGTGCGTTTAGACCGTAAAGTACAAGGAGAGCCATGTGAATTTGTTCAACTTCGTCGCCTTGATTTTGGTGGTTGTCGTCTGTCTATTGCTATCGATAAAGACGAAGAATATAACGGTCCTCAAGATTTAGCGGGTAAACGCATTGCTACGACTTATCCGCACCTACTAAAGGCATACATGGATAAAGCCGGTGTGCCGTTCTCAACTTGTATGCTTACAGGTTCTGTAGAAGTTGCACCACGCGCTGGTCTGGCGGATGCGATTGCTGACTTAGTTTCAACCGGTGCAACACTAGAAGCCAACGGTCTTAAAGAAGCTGAGGTCATCTTTAAATCAAAAGCAACGCTTATTCAACGCTTAGGTGAGTTTGACGCGGATAAGACGGCGCTGATCAATAAGCTACTTACTCGTATGCAAGGCGTTCAGCAAGCAAAAGAGTCAAAATACATCATGCTGCACGCGCCAGCAGAAAAGCTGGAGCAAATTAAAGCGCTACTACCGGGTGCGGAAGACCCAACTGTATTACCATTATCAGCAGACAAGCAGAAAATGGCGGTTCACTTGGTGAGCTCTGAGAATCTGTTCTGGGAAACAATGGAACAGCTAAAAGAGCTAGGTGCGAGCTCAATTCTCGTGCTACCAATTGAAAAAATGATGGAGTAA
- the hisD gene encoding histidinol dehydrogenase, translated as MRTVVWQSLSENQQDSILERPAIAEGANITAAVAEVIAKVRSEGDAALVELTEKFDRVKPESIRVSANEIDAAANRLSEKMKSALNQAYNNIAKFHKAQKPQPIKVETQPGVMCEQVNRPIQKVGLYIPGGSAPLPSTVLMLGVPAKIAGCRKVVLCSPPPIADEILYVAKLCGIDEVYNVGGGQAVAAMAYGTETVSKVDKIFGPGNAYVTEAKRQVSNDFRGAAIDMPAGPSEVLVLADDTADADFIAADLLSQAEHGPDSQVVLVTPSAIIADQVTDAVQRQLKQLSRADIAQKALASSLIILAESLTQAVSISNYYGPEHLIVQTKNPRELLPLLDNAGSIFLGDWSPESAGDYASGTNHVLPTYGYTRTYSSLGLADFSKRMTVQELSAEGLKNLAPTVVTMAEAEGLDAHKRAVTIRVEKLAAK; from the coding sequence ATGAGAACAGTTGTTTGGCAATCACTGAGTGAGAATCAACAAGATTCGATTTTAGAGCGTCCAGCCATCGCAGAAGGCGCAAACATTACTGCTGCGGTTGCAGAGGTTATTGCGAAAGTACGTAGCGAAGGTGATGCTGCACTTGTAGAACTTACGGAAAAGTTTGACCGCGTAAAGCCAGAATCAATTCGTGTTTCTGCTAATGAAATTGACGCAGCTGCAAATCGTCTTTCTGAGAAGATGAAAAGCGCGTTGAATCAAGCTTATAACAATATTGCTAAGTTCCACAAAGCGCAAAAGCCTCAGCCAATTAAAGTTGAGACTCAACCGGGCGTAATGTGTGAGCAAGTGAATCGTCCAATCCAAAAAGTCGGCTTGTACATCCCGGGTGGCAGTGCGCCATTGCCATCAACCGTTTTGATGCTTGGTGTACCAGCAAAAATTGCAGGTTGTCGCAAAGTGGTGCTTTGTTCTCCTCCGCCAATTGCTGATGAAATCCTCTACGTTGCAAAACTTTGCGGTATCGATGAAGTATACAATGTGGGTGGTGGTCAAGCGGTTGCAGCGATGGCTTACGGAACGGAAACGGTTTCTAAAGTTGATAAGATTTTCGGTCCGGGCAATGCGTATGTTACAGAGGCAAAACGCCAGGTAAGTAACGATTTCCGTGGTGCAGCGATTGATATGCCTGCTGGTCCGTCTGAAGTGTTGGTTCTTGCTGATGACACGGCCGACGCTGACTTTATTGCTGCTGACCTACTTAGCCAGGCAGAGCACGGTCCTGATTCTCAAGTTGTACTGGTTACTCCTTCAGCAATCATTGCGGATCAAGTAACGGATGCCGTACAACGTCAACTGAAACAGCTTTCGCGTGCTGATATCGCACAAAAGGCACTTGCATCAAGTTTGATCATTCTCGCTGAATCCCTGACTCAGGCGGTTTCTATCTCGAACTACTACGGCCCAGAGCACTTAATTGTTCAAACCAAAAACCCGCGTGAGTTGCTGCCTCTGCTTGATAACGCAGGCTCAATTTTCTTGGGTGACTGGTCGCCTGAATCTGCGGGTGACTACGCGTCAGGTACGAACCACGTGCTTCCAACGTATGGCTACACTCGCACATACTCTAGCCTTGGCTTAGCGGATTTCTCGAAGCGTATGACCGTTCAAGAACTCTCTGCTGAAGGCCTGAAAAACCTGGCTCCTACGGTTGTTACTATGGCGGAAGCGGAAGGTCTGGATGCACACAAACGTGCAGTAACGATTCGTGTAGAAAAACTGGCAGCGAAGTAA